The proteins below come from a single Patescibacteria group bacterium genomic window:
- a CDS encoding DUF86 domain-containing protein, whose amino-acid sequence MSKRGAKLYIEDVKDSIQKIEDYTKGLNFGTFAKDAKTIDAVVRNLSIIGEAVKNFPKELRGEYPQIPWKEIAGIRNKAIHEYFGIDEDILWKTIKEDLPPFKKQISEMLKKYIRDSDWR is encoded by the coding sequence ATGTCTAAAAGAGGCGCTAAACTTTACATAGAAGATGTTAAAGACTCCATTCAAAAGATTGAGGATTATACAAAAGGATTAAATTTTGGTACTTTTGCCAAAGATGCGAAAACGATAGACGCTGTTGTTAGGAATCTATCTATTATTGGTGAAGCGGTCAAAAATTTCCCAAAGGAGTTAAGAGGAGAATACCCTCAAATTCCATGGAAAGAGATTGCCGGGATAAGGAATAAGGCGATACATGAATATTTTGGCATAGACGAAGATATTTTATGGAAAACAATAAAAGAGGATTTACCACCTTTTAAAAAGCAAATTTCCGAGATGTTGAAGAAATATATAAGGGATAGCGATTGGAGGTGA
- a CDS encoding nucleotidyltransferase family protein: MNKEEIRKKIGGTLPFLKQKYNVKRLGIFGSVVRGEQKKGSDVDVLVEFVSPIGLFDFIGLENFLAKTLNQKVDLVSKKALKKVIKADVLKETVYV, encoded by the coding sequence ATGAATAAAGAAGAGATAAGAAAAAAAATAGGGGGTACGCTTCCTTTTTTAAAACAAAAATATAATGTAAAAAGGCTCGGAATTTTCGGTTCCGTAGTTAGGGGTGAACAAAAAAAGGGAAGCGATGTAGATGTGTTAGTGGAGTTTGTGTCTCCTATTGGTCTTTTTGATTTCATCGGATTGGAAAATTTTTTAGCAAAAACCTTGAACCAAAAAGTTGATTTAGTTTCCAAAAAAGCTTTAAAAAAAGTTATTAAAGCGGATGTTTTAAAAGAAACTGTATATGTCTAA